From Pelotomaculum schinkii, one genomic window encodes:
- a CDS encoding helix-turn-helix domain-containing protein, giving the protein MPKIRYHVRLSDEERKTLLKIVSRGSASAKTIMHANILLAADENGTGGRKSEVEIAALFHVHPQTVHTIRSQYSEHGLQVALGRKKRETPPVEPKITGEVEAKIIALSCSSPPSGRSRWTLRLLTDKAVELQYIDSISYVTVGRLLKKRTETTSP; this is encoded by the coding sequence TTGCCAAAAATAAGATACCATGTCCGTCTTTCTGATGAGGAGCGGAAGACCCTGCTCAAGATCGTTTCCAGGGGTTCCGCCTCGGCAAAAACCATCATGCATGCCAATATTCTGTTGGCAGCTGATGAGAACGGCACGGGCGGGCGAAAGAGCGAAGTTGAAATAGCAGCGTTGTTTCATGTTCACCCGCAGACCGTTCATACCATTCGAAGTCAGTACTCGGAACATGGGCTGCAGGTTGCGCTCGGCAGAAAGAAACGCGAGACGCCACCCGTTGAACCAAAGATTACCGGTGAAGTGGAAGCAAAGATCATCGCATTGAGCTGCAGTTCGCCCCCATCGGGACGATCCAGATGGACTCTAAGGTTGCTGACGGATAAAGCGGTTGAATTACAGTACATTGACAGCATCTCTTATGTGACCGTTGGACGGCTTTTAAAAAAACGAACTGAAACCACATCTCCGTAA